In Leptolyngbya sp. NIES-2104, the genomic window ATTCCGCTTCTGTGTGCTTTGACATTGTTGTTTTCCAGAGAAAGTGTAGAGACTAGACGGCTCCTACCTGACTGGCATACTGCTAAAAGGTAAAGGCATAGTCCAGACTACAAACACAGTAATGTGGTAGTGAAAACTACAGTAGTAAGAAAATCCGTTGACCGCAAGGTTGTAAGGGTTCAAGTCCCTTCGCCCCCATTGAATAAAGAGCGATCGCATTTCAAACCCCGATCGCTCTTTTCTATTCCGGATTCACAATCGTTCCCATAAATAGAATTTCACCCGTTTGATTGTCTCGAATCGCAGAGAAGAACGGTCGATCGACAATCATTCTGAATGGCTCCTCTGGAACTCGGATAGAAGTTGCCACAATCCCGATCGAAGTCACCGCTGCCGCTTCTGTTCCTTCTTCGTTCACCTCGACAAAAGTTTTGTGTTTGACTTGATCGATTTTGGTGGTTCCTTTGCTGAGTCCAGAAAAATCTGCGGCATCATCGAAAGCAATCCCCATGCCAAGAGCAGAAAGCGCCTCTTTTAGCTCGACATCGTAATCCATCTTGAAGCGAGGCAGTTGAATCTGTCCTTCACGAGCGCTAAATTGCTTCATCCAAGTTTGCCAATTCTGAGCAGTTAAAGACTTTTGAAATGCTGCTAAATTTGACTTGGGCAGAAACACATACATGCTCAAACGTTCATCACCGTAAGGTAGACTAATCGCTTGAAATTGATTCGTTTCAAAATAGCGGTAGTTACCTTGCCGCTTCATTAAAGGAACTTGTTTTTTCGAGCCATTTACTAACGTGAATGGACGAGTTTGTGTATTGCTTTTATCAAATTCATTTGTCCATTTCCCTTTGAAATAAATGGCATTCATGAGGAACATGACATCATTGGGATTAATCCGATCGACAATTTTCGGAATTTTGCCGCGAGTACTTTCTTTCACCCAACTATTGATCTCATCCGCTGCCGCAGGTTGCTCAAAATCAAGCGATTTCACTTTGGCATCGTAGAATTTCGCATTACGATCGAGAAAACTCGGATTAAAATCGACACCTTGACGCGCCCAAAGCGAATTCGCGATCAACAATTGCACTTTCGGATCAGCCTTCTCTAGCGCCGCTTTCAAATTGTGATGAGCTTGGTTAATTTCTTCGAGCGTCATGCCTTGAAATTCGAGTGCTTTCGCCATTGCAGTCTTGGTTTGACCATTTGCGCCGTTGTACGCCATTGAAAGCGCGATCGCCACACTCGAAGGCGAGACAAAAACGTTTTCTTTCCCGTCTTTCTTGAGAATTTCAGAAAACAATTTAAACCCGAATCTGGTATTGGCTTCCACAATTTTTGGATTCACAGGTTTGACTTCCCTCGCTTGGGTAATCTGACTATTTCTAATCTCTGATTTTGGGTTCTGTGAATGGGCTGAACCTGAACAAGAAATCGCGCCAACTGCGAGAAGAATTGCAAATAAGGCAATACTCGATCGCTTCCATTCAAATGTTTTCATACTCCTCTCCAAGAAAGTTGGGAATTGATCCAAAAATTGACCAATTCCAACGCTTTTTTTGACCTCAATCGTGTATCGATGAACACGCTATGTACTAATACATTAATCAATTCATCGATTGCGTATGAGGGCGTTACTATTTTTGAGACGGAGCCGTCCACCAAGCTAACGCATAAGATTGTATCGGTGTATTCACTTGCTGACGGAAAACCACCCGAATCTTATAACGTCCGTTTGCGGGAATTGAACGGAAAATGTGCTGAACGCTATCAATGTCACTAACCGATGACCAGATACTTTTGCGAATGTCTGTATCCTCAGCCCGCATCAGGTAGATGTCTAATTTGTTGAGTCCGCGATCGCGAAACGTTTCCCCCGCATCAAAATTTCCGTTCCGATTGCGATCGTTCAATTCCACCAATCGATCCCAAGTCAAAGTCGCGGAAACATAGCTACCTTGAAGTAGGGGTCGATCGATGATGTAGTCCTGAAACGTCTTCGTGCCAATCTTGTCATAGTTCCATCCGATCGCTGGAACCGCTTTACCGGGCTTCCTTTGTCCAGCACTAAACTGCTGATACGCTCGAAACGCATTGAGTTGTCCCGCGCCCATTTGAATGTTTAACGGAATCTTGCGATCTTTGTACGCATCAGAATCAATCCAGGTTTTATTATCTTTCTCGAAGATCGTGCGCGTCATGCCTAATAATCGACCATCGCCTTTATCTTGAAGTTTGTCAGCCGAATTCATCAGCACCGCTTTCATCACTTCATGTCTGCGGGCATCGGTTGTCCAAGGCAGTTTGCAGCCCCCTTTACAACTGGTGCGGAGTTGTTGATCGCCAAATTCCTGCAACAATGCCACCGTTGCCGTCACATGTGGAGCGGCAAAACTCGACCCGATCGAAGTCGTTTGCTCGCCTTTGAGATTTGCCACATTGATTTTGCTGCCGGGAGCCGTCAGAGATAGCGATCGACGATTGCCTAAACTCGTTTCAATTCCATCATTACGCTTCAAAATTCGCGGGAACGTATCGCCGATATTCGCAAAATCAATCTTTGAGTATTCCTCTCCAACTCGGCGCGTGAATGAAATCACCATGCCGTTATAG contains:
- a CDS encoding S8 family serine peptidase; the protein is MKWMVGLGGVLVSVTAQAMPVAESSIGKEGIDALRLQQAPYNLTGKKIAIGQVEIGRPPQFGIDKAANTNQVIALTRVFFRNQPAKTNTNLDTHAAQVASVMIGDSKAVRGVAPDARLYSSAAATPQRSGQAEECLASQQIAVQNGGDVRAINFSFGESLQQDPRPNARLDGNALLTQCIDWLSIRYNSLFMIAGNQGKGGIPIPTDNYNGMVISFTRRVGEEYSKIDFANIGDTFPRILKRNDGIETSLGNRRSLSLTAPGSKINVANLKGEQTTSIGSSFAAPHVTATVALLQEFGDQQLRTSCKGGCKLPWTTDARRHEVMKAVLMNSADKLQDKGDGRLLGMTRTIFEKDNKTWIDSDAYKDRKIPLNIQMGAGQLNAFRAYQQFSAGQRKPGKAVPAIGWNYDKIGTKTFQDYIIDRPLLQGSYVSATLTWDRLVELNDRNRNGNFDAGETFRDRGLNKLDIYLMRAEDTDIRKSIWSSVSDIDSVQHIFRSIPANGRYKIRVVFRQQVNTPIQSYALAWWTAPSQK
- a CDS encoding serpin family protein, with the translated sequence MKTFEWKRSSIALFAILLAVGAISCSGSAHSQNPKSEIRNSQITQAREVKPVNPKIVEANTRFGFKLFSEILKKDGKENVFVSPSSVAIALSMAYNGANGQTKTAMAKALEFQGMTLEEINQAHHNLKAALEKADPKVQLLIANSLWARQGVDFNPSFLDRNAKFYDAKVKSLDFEQPAAADEINSWVKESTRGKIPKIVDRINPNDVMFLMNAIYFKGKWTNEFDKSNTQTRPFTLVNGSKKQVPLMKRQGNYRYFETNQFQAISLPYGDERLSMYVFLPKSNLAAFQKSLTAQNWQTWMKQFSAREGQIQLPRFKMDYDVELKEALSALGMGIAFDDAADFSGLSKGTTKIDQVKHKTFVEVNEEGTEAAAVTSIGIVATSIRVPEEPFRMIVDRPFFSAIRDNQTGEILFMGTIVNPE